The following are encoded in a window of Cyanobacteriota bacterium genomic DNA:
- a CDS encoding CADD family putative folate metabolism protein — MNEVLVRRLDAIIQERHLLQHPFYQAWNQGALTLPMLQNYAQEYYLQVKAFPAYVSATHSACDNLEVRRMLLENLIEEEHGAANHPELWLRFAEALGVDRQAMEQRQHLPETKASVATLRRLTRQENPAIGLAALYAYESQIPEIATTKIAGLKRFYGIDSRDGLLFFSVHEQADVIHRQVTREALSDLCTTETDQEAAIAATREAADALNLLLDGVYANYCQRAA; from the coding sequence ATGAATGAAGTTTTGGTTCGTCGGCTAGATGCCATTATTCAGGAGCGTCACCTGCTGCAACACCCCTTTTACCAGGCTTGGAACCAAGGAGCACTGACGTTGCCTATGTTGCAAAACTATGCCCAAGAGTATTATTTACAGGTAAAGGCATTTCCTGCCTATGTAAGCGCTACACACTCAGCCTGCGATAACCTAGAGGTTCGTCGCATGTTGCTAGAAAACCTGATCGAAGAAGAGCATGGTGCGGCTAATCACCCAGAATTGTGGTTGCGCTTTGCTGAAGCATTGGGTGTCGATCGCCAAGCTATGGAACAACGGCAGCACTTGCCTGAAACCAAAGCCTCAGTGGCTACCTTGCGCCGCCTGACCCGCCAAGAAAATCCAGCCATCGGCCTAGCAGCTCTCTATGCCTACGAGTCTCAAATTCCTGAAATTGCCACCACCAAAATTGCTGGTCTAAAGCGGTTCTACGGCATTGATTCTCGCGATGGACTGCTGTTTTTCTCAGTCCATGAGCAAGCAGATGTCATTCATCGGCAAGTCACTCGCGAAGCTTTGTCTGACCTATGCACAACGGAAACTGACCAAGAGGCAGCCATAGCTGCTACCCGCGAAGCAGCCGATGCTCTCAATCTGTTGCTAGATGGAGTCTATGCTAACTATTGCCAACGGGCAGCTTAG